Part of the Spinacia oleracea cultivar Varoflay chromosome 5, BTI_SOV_V1, whole genome shotgun sequence genome, catgaatgtttgggcaatttttaaggtcgttggttttctagcattatttgtctagcattattcgtacgcgcaatcataacatagtcacatagttcgctacacataactacattacaaacatggatttgaaaattaaatatgtcacgtagtttatgataggcttctatgggtagtatttgcgcctggcttggtaccgcttctatcgtagatccaacacatgccccggtcgaggtagtgtcttcaacagacgaattttgctcaagaggccaacccgcaagtgcaagccaaggggacatgcaggcgagagggacctaatgagcgagcgattggattcgggataggtgtactacctgcacaagtaccgagtgggcaacatgcgcggcgtatgcacccccctattggcgaaaaaaggtatccttagtcccaactcccgagggagccgagattcgttatgcggttctgcccgttcacattaatatgctgattttcaggtcgtcccaacttgatggggaaataaacgcggggtaggatcatttcacccttcggctattttgattgcCTACAAGcgcgagtatttccttcactatccccagtggagtcgccactgtgagggggtcgaaaaagcatgaggctaatgcgtgacctcgtccctcgtgggtgtgacgattcttttgttcaatcaagtgtaattggatttcctgtgagtatacacccaattgactagtaatataggagtcgccattcagtttttaacaacaatgagaaaaactgacaaaacccggttatcgtgacataaagggagtgcaattatgtttgaccacgacggccgtaggttcccttgtgatccctagtgtggggatctctcaacatacacccgcaaggtagagattgagggttcgggggactgtaactaccgagaggaatactcgctcgtcgataactccagaggcaggatatccttactagctcagcataaataattgaagggacatgcgttaactattaaactaatctgagttgattttagcaatatgcaacatataatactagatcgatcgtgattatctgatttaaatagtattaagggacctagcatgataatccaatttcccaaaaatattatatttgttaggcgtgatagaacaatcagatttagttagtttaacagttcataaaaagggcgaggaaagcagttaaatcatcgaaaagggacacattacgacgcacccttgagaggtgcgtcacggttctcggaaaactaaccactttgactttgctatttctcctttttatttaacgaatctcaattatgggacaggatacgttctgttcgatttatggatcgattgcgacagaacgcgtgaacagtttcgcagcgtgaggcttaggctaagggttggagtcaatactcagaatataattgtgtgtcctgtgtccttttcacgtcgaatttggggctgtatttatagggaagagttcgtggaaagatagaattgcagagttctaatccacaaagaattaggaaaaaacacgtacccaggtattttcagcgcccaggcctgggcgccgaagatttcggcgcccagagccaggcgttgaaaatagggtctgggctgttttcttagtcagattcggattcctgaaaccCGTAGTGTTTGacacttaatcgagtcttttagtgcgtatcaatttcatgacggaatgcgtctgggcccgttacgaactctaggctcgttaggattttaattaatacgtaactcttatttccgaatcatattaggaataggattctcgcagttttctatctcatttaggatttacgttggagtgcaacacctaattctgacaggtttttatcttttatgacttgccacttttagaagctaccctttacggtagttactatttttagcaggtttccataaatagcaggtttcgggtgaaataaaaaggggaattgagattcgtttattttataggagatgcgttgtcaagtggagatttacgctttcatcatcgaacctttccctttcgggaatggggacaaaagtaggtgtctacacttggcTTCCTAGGTGCGTCGGACCTCCTGACGCCAATCCTCCCAAAATGACGGCTACAAACTCCTCATCTGATGGAGTACCTTCATCGTCTGAAAGGGACTACCGTTGACTTGATGTGCTTTCCTATACTGTCAGTGTTTGTATGAGGAAGGTATTATTTTAGATAACCTCTAGCTACAAAGTTGTCCAAGGCCTTCTTCAGTTTCCTGTAGTCTTGGGTGTCATGCCCTATTTCTTCATGGAATTTACAAAATAGTTCTGGGCTTCGGTCTTCTATAGGCGTCCAAATTGGAACTGCCCGCTCTAACTGCAGCCTAGATCCTTCCTTCGTTATGATGGTATCCAAATCAGTGTTGTATTCAATCATACTACCCTCAGTTTGACGTTCTCTTTTTAACCCGCGCAGTCCTGTCATTTCCTCGCTCAAGGCCCAAATATTGCTAGATGGGTTTGTAAAGTTGCCACTGTTGTATTTGGACGACTCGCTGAGACCTATGATTTTTTTGTCATGCGGGTGGCTATAAATCTCCGTTGCATGTATGAAGGCTTCTGCCTCGTCCAGTGCGTCTGCCATAGTTTTCACATTCTTCTTTATCAAGTCGAACTTGAAGGATCCTTTATTCAACCCACGCACAAAGTTATTGAGGGTTGCCTTGTCCGGAAAATCCGGGATTTGACCGGCTTCCATGTTGTTCGTCTTCACACAGCTCCAAAGTGTTTCGTCTGACCCTTGTTGTAGGCGTCTTAAGTGCATACTTGTCTTATTCTCTTCCTTGTGAACCATGAATTGGGAGGAAAAGAGAGCTTCCATTTCTCCAAAATAAGTGATGGACTCACTTGGCAGTCTCTCGAACCATTTTGTCGCAGCTCCCCTCAATGTGGCgggaaaatacttgcaccagcTGGCTTCATTAGTCCCTTGTACATACATGTGATGTCGATATGCTATTAAATGCATATCAGGATCAGAGGTACCATCGTAAGCGTCCATGAGCGGAGCTTTTACTTTGGGTTCTCTGGGTGCAGACATGATGCTAGCACAAAAAGGGGATATATATCCTTGCCGCGCATGTGGGATCCCTTGCTGGATATGATGCACTGACTTCATCTGACGCCTTGGAAATTCCTCCCTTACATGGTGGCTGAGAGTCTCAAGCGAGTGAATCGTCCTGAGCGAAGAACTGGAATCCAGTACCTTGTCCGAGATCTGACTCTTCTCGTGGGGGACCGGAGATAATTCTTTTTCGTCATTCTCTAGGAAGAACGTCTCGTCTTGTCCTATTCTTGGGTCGACTTTGGTGAAAGATCTTGTAATCTCTTCTTGAGGGTGTGTTGAATCTGTTGCTTCCATCCCGTCGTGATGTCTTAGTGGAGACCATGCAACATTTGTTGTCATTCTCTTGCTGAGACGGGTCGGCTGGGAGGCGTCAGAGTCTCTCGTCTTCTGGTTAATGCAACATCCTGTGCCGCACGCTGGAAATCTTGGCATGGAGCTAGTGAGGGGATTTTCTCATGGAGATGCCTTCCTCCTGAGCTGTCCTCATGCTCCTCGACTTCAGGATATAGATCTGCCATGATACTAtacttccccacagacggccccaaatgttgtgggaactttgttggtgatgacgtgtcaccctttccacggaggtatcaagtatgcgttGGCACGATCTcttgcaacctgcaaaacaagaattcccgtatgaatattccctccgatgcctaagtaagtattggctaATGAGAGAAGTAATTTCTAGTGAGAAGGCAGAGAAAAATAGTTCAAGGTAGGTGAGAATGAAATTGATTGccctttaccttgggatctgaactatttatagggctagggttttgGAAGTTGTTCCAAAATCCTAGCCATATGATTGGCTGACCTCAGAGATGGGGACATGTGTCCTCATCGGGTAGAGGGAGATTAATGCACATTTCCTTACTGGGCCTTCTTAAGTAATTGGGCCTCTATCGATGGTCTAATTTCATCTTGTCATAGTAGATTCTTATCTTTTATCCGGTGTGACTTGTTCAGTGAATGATGTTGTTATATTCCTTTTCCTCATATGTTGTTATATTCcttttcctcaatttttttttttttttgtgttgtgGTCTGAAAATTATGAAAGACCTATCTAAATAAACTAAAATCTCACACATGATTGAAAGTCATGAAGTGAGTTATGAACAATTAGGGACTATTTCAGTGACGTAATAACAATAGGGATTACAGTGCAACAAATGTGATTCTTCTTGTTGATCCACTGGGTATTGTTGTGTTATTGCTCTTCCATGCACCCGCACACACATGCTAGCATAAATAAAGAAGGAAAATTAGATGCATGATATAGTTTGTCCTTGAATTTGTCTGTTTCTGGAGTATATCCTTAAATATTGGATTATCTCTGCATTTTATGTCAGAACACAGTATGGTATGGTCTTGGATATAGTTGCACGACGAATATGGTGCCCCGTACTGCTACATCTAGCCCAAATTATGGTAAGTCACCCATTACTACTTCACTTTTTTTACATATATTAAAAACAACTGCTCTGCGATTTGTTATTGAGTTATATTTTCCTGTTTGTAGGACAAGCTTTTGCTATTTTCAAAACTCCATAAGCTGCAAAGAAAATCATTGGAAAGCTGGCTTTGGAGTGTTTAATGCTccctaatatatatatatatatatatatatatatatatatatatatatatatatatatatatatatatatatatatatatatatatatatatatatatatatatatatatatatatatatatatatatatatatatatatatatatatatatatatttcaaaattcaatttgcGTGTGACGACCTAAAACTTATACCATCAACTGTTGATGAAACACAATTATGCACTTAGATATGCTATCCCATTTTCCCTGTTAATGAAAATTTAAAACTTTGTCTGCCTTGCATAAAATTCCATATGCCTTATTGAACACATAATCATCAAATATAAATCTCATGAAAGTCTGGCTTTGTATATGGAGTTTCTTAGAAttgatgttcttttttattatgtACTCATGTAGTTTCTATTTATAATGTACTTgtgtatttttgtatttattaTGTACTCATGTAGTTTCTGAAGGGCACATGAAACAGATTAGCAGAACCATGAACATTTTAGATAAGAATTGAAAGAAATTTTCAAGCTTGAATGTTCGAGAGAAAACGCACCATCTAAGGCTTCTATAGCTTATTAGACATAACTGTAAACGGATTGGGGGTGTTTAGAAGCTCAAAACCAACAAGTGAGTGCCTGAAAGATCTCGAAACCAGAAAGTCTAATCTAGAAAATCCAAAAATGAAGCGCTCCAAAACAAATTACACCAAACTATAAGAGATTTGTCTAAGATTATAGTTCCACTACGACACCTTACCTGTTATTGGGAAGCCGGAAATAGGGGCATAATGCATGTAGTGGTTGTCCCTGGGAAAGAATCCATTGTTATTTCAGTGAGTACAGTAAATTCATAGTCCATTCTCCAGCCATGCTGTTAACATGTTAGGTTTTGAAAAACAAAGGTCTTTGTAAGTGGGCAAATGTAAATGGTGATGTAATGTGCTGAATCTGTAACTTGTAAGTATTAATACACCGTGCCCAACTTTTACAATATTTCTTTGTTGGATAACATGCTTTGGATGTTGTGAACCGTGGATTTTTGTGGtttttgttgttgggttttAGGGGCTAGAAGCTTATATTTGGTTTAGATTGTAACTGTCTCTTAGTTGGTAATTATGACAAATCACTATGATGGTGCATTGGTGATCTTATTGAAACTACATGCCGGTTGAAATCCCTAGGAAAACTACCTAGGTTGAGTTGTTTGATCTAGATTTCACGCAAATATTACTATTTTTTCCACTTTAGGTGGTTGATGCTAATATTATAGAGCTGATTTTTGAGGGGGAAGGGGATTGTAATGTCTGTTTATGCAATGATGCATGTTCTTATGATAGTGGTGGTAAAATTTGTCTGTAGTTGTGAGAGCAATCATAGTTTCACAACATTTACTATGTGCTGGTTTGTCAAATTGGCTCCAATGCATTGAACGTGTATTGATGACCATGACGATGTTGTTAATATGCGGTCAATCTTATAAATGTGTTTGTGTTCAAGTTTAATGCAACTCGTGTCATGTCACTTGTGTTTGTTGATTATACTAAGTTGTTTTGAACCCTTtctgaattattattttttttctggTTGGTTTTGTTTACTCATTCGTCTTTTCACATCTCTTGTTTTCATTCTTATGAATGTAAAATATTGGAAAAATGCTAACTACATGCAAAATGTTATTCTCTGTATCATTACAAGGAGAAATGGTGAAACTTCGTGATAAGCTTGTTATGGTCGGGCGTACAACAAAAGCAGGATCATACTTTAACACAAGAGAATGAAGAGGACGACACTCATCCTCCCTTTTGCTTAGCTTATCTTATCTTAGGCACTTGGAAATTAGTTTGCATTTTACAATACCTATCTTGGGAACTTCAAAGACAATTAGTTTTCTGGCTAGCGACTCGATTGTTGACAAATTCATACTCCTTTTTGCTTAGCCTATGTTAGGAACTTGTAAGATAATATAGTTTTTGCACCTTACATGTTAATGACCCCTAAATTTTTTTCTAAAAGAAATGATTTTCTGTTGTTGCATGCAGTATAAAAGGGTAGGAAAGGATTCATTAGCCAGAGGCTTTTGATAGGATTAAGCATGTAATGTGGTGTTCCTTTCAAATATCCCTTTAAACTTTTGTAATAGGAACACTACTAATATTGTACGTGTAATAACTCATGGTACGTTACAAAGCCCTTTTGTTGTAATTTGCTTTGGATGAAAATATGATTGTTGTTTTAGAAACGACTTGTTGGAACTTGTAAGATCCTTATTGTTATACTCTCAATGTATGATATGACGCACAATATTAAGGTGCCTCATTCTCAgtgatttttttaattacttTCTTTATGAGATTTTCATGTGtttcgatttttaaaataatttgtaTACTCTTGTTATCCCGAATTAGATTTTTACGAAAGAATTGAAATATTAGTCTTTACATTTGCAACGTATTAGTaacaacaatcacacatttgCTTAACATTTTATGAATCATCTAATCTGATCTAATTATTCAACATATTTAGGGGATTTTTTTGCTAATTGATTTCAATTTCTTGGGGGGATTCCACAACTAGTTACAACAAAAAACGAATCTAGTAAATAaggtgaaatgaaaaataaagtgtgagtaatgtttttaggagaaaaatatgtagggtaccaaggttgatagtggttgtaattataggcaatagtaggacaaaatagtcattttcacCCACTTTCTCAAACATCACATTACAAAAAGTTTctatattgagctttttcaaaattagcttTTTCATCACAAAATTCTCTTTCAATCCTCTCCTGACCAAACACTCTCAATTAGCTTTTATAAAGGTCAACCCTCTAATTCACCACAAAAAGCTTTCCCTCAAACATCTCCTAACCaaatactccatccgtttcgaaataataggGACACTTTGTcctttcacgcttgccaatgtaaatgttggacattaatatctctaactttgtattagtaaaaattataaaaagttgatattccgaAAGGACGtatcgagacgaatcaaacaagaccctatacgactatatttttccttacccataaaccacaaatgatagtcaaattgaaatttatgaatagtgtcaaaaatcaaagtgtccctattatttcgaaacggatgTAGTACTTCCAAAGCGTTACAACTATTTTGAATCACATGAAATACAATACTCCGAATCGTTTCATAATAAACCCTCCCGAAAAAAACAACTAGGTTGATTATATTGTTATTAGTTGACTAATTGGTTAGAAAATAGATTAAATGACAACTAGGTAGTAATTTGCATCAAATGTTAAAGATATAGGTAGTAATTAACAACTTTTAAAGATGTAGGTATTAATTCACAAACTCACAAAAAAGGTAGGTAGTAATTGGCAATTTCTTCTATTTGAATCACAGGAAGTACATTACTCCGAATCGTTTCATAAAAaacccacaaattcttatttaaaaggcgtgtacaatatttattgtacaccggagtaaaagttaactcaaaatgcttaaaagttaagcttatataggtaaaagttatctattttttagtgataatttttttcattttagtaaaacttatttcttcaaaattaataataatcatttaaccctttaaaatatttatctatcaacttttttttactaatataaaagttaatcaaaattagattaaaattatagaaaaataggtaaaagttatcttggtgtacaataaatttacggatttttcataaaatacccccgaattttggcgaaattcaccaaatgcccctcgactttcagaaattcaaaaaatacccctatttcaataGTTAATGTACCAAATAACCCTATGACGTCACCAATCCTAATTAATCCacttaacccacccattaacccatttTCTCCTTAATTACTTTTCTTCTCTCTCatccccttccttcttcccttcCCTTCCTCTGCCAATAAACCCCCACACCACCAACCACTTAGAAAACTCTTAACCCAGAATTCGGAATCAGGCGACAAGGCAGTGACCACATCCTCCTCCACCCTTACTGACACCATGGAGGGCTTCGATACAACAAGGTGGAGGAAATCGTCTTACACCTACCAGATTCTGCGAAGTGGCAACACAATTTCACCCTGAAATTCGACTATTCGGAAGGAATTGGTCGTAAACCCCAAAATCAATTGAATGAATTAAAACTCTAAGGAAACGCAAAATCAAGCACAACCCAACTGATAAATtgcaaaattaaaacacacatataaTAGTCATAACACATCACAAAATTGAAGATGAAACCCCTAAACAACGTTTTTGTGTTCTTGGCTTcaatggagagagaaagaggggcAAATATATTTTGAAGAGAAaattgaaaaatcaaaaatgggcaaagagacccgtccaaAAAGGCATAAGAGACCTCCTCTGAGGGGGTCTCTAGATAGGGGGGTCTCTTTTTAAAAGAGACCCCCTCTTAGAAAtggggtctgtttgttaaaagttGGAGACCCTTCATGTAAGAAAAGGGGTCTCTTACGTAGCCTgattattaaaaatattcagaccccatatgtaagatatggggtctctttgattcttttattaatttatttattaataagcTCAGACCCCATATataagatatggggtctctttgattttttttattaatttcgtTTCTAATAAGctcagaccccatatgtaagatatggggtctctttgaactTTTTAGTATTATGCCTAGAGAGCCCTTTTTAcgaataacgggtctcttttcatgtatgttttttttttttttttaaacattaATTCAGTAAACCTGCTgctgtaatattttttttataatttaacaATTGTAATTTTTACATGCTAAACCTGCTGTAATCTTTACATGCTAATAACCTGTACTTTTTTCATTCACCGATTGTATCAAACCACCTGCTGCTGTAATATTTTATAATAACTCAATAAACATTCCATAATAGTCCATATtaccaaaaaatatatttaccaAAAATAATGTACAAAACGCAACTTTACATTAATTGTAATTTCCAAAAACGTAAAATAAAAAGTACGTTCTAAAATCTAATCATATATTCACACCGATTTGCCAATCAAAACTCATTGAGTTATTTCCATACCGTCATCTTTGTTTTCTtcatttgattcttgcttgagaAAATACTCGAACCACATGTCTCTAACCTCATCAAACATTTTCTGTAAATAGGTTTCGTGAGAAACTGTAAATAAGTAACATAATTAGTATTTTAGTAAACGCATAGTTCTAGCAAATGCATAGTTCATTATAGGAAAGCATTTTGCACTTATGAGATTTGCCTTCTATCAGAAATGACATTTGCAATATCATCTATACTTGCAGCCAATCAAATCAAGTTTCGGAGTCGATGCCTAGAATATTGTATGAAACTGTGAAGCTACAAAGATAGATACAAGAAGTCATGCAGTCACTGTACACATGCAGTCATGCAGCTCAGAACGAAGCATACTATGTGCAACTGTGATAGGCCTGGGGGATAGCACAATTTCAACATCTTCAAGTCTACCACAGTTGCATTTCACAATTTCCAAGCACCCGACCAACTAACACTGATCTGCTTATCGTCCCACACCAGATTATAAAGGGCCTTACTTTGATTCCTTATTGTCCTTTCAAATCATCAAATCATCAAATTATCAAACCATAAACCTGAATCTGTTTATGCTCCTAAGACCACATAAAGAATCTTATATTAtcctaaaaaaaagaaaacaagagCATCTACACCATCAAGGACAACTCATGTCCAACATCTTACTCTAAACAGAAAAACAGGAGCATCTACGAAAGAAAAACAATAATCCAGAATCAACCTATTAATAAGATCCTATGACATAAGGCAAGCAACACAATCAACCAACAACAAGAATAACCTCCAGCTAATATGAATCTGTTGCTGCTATGACAAAAAAGGTTGTGGCTTTAGACGAGTGGTAGCTGCTGTTGTCCGTAAGATAAGTGCAAGATGGGAGGTTGAGCTAGCAGAAGCTGCTGCTGCTGTACGGTACGGCCTGATGATTGCTAAAGGGTTGAGCTTGAACAACATCATGGTGGAATGTGATGCATCAAATGTAGTCAGGAGTTTGAAGAGCAGGTCTGAGGGACTATCACCACTTATGTTAGTCCATGATGATAATAATCGGTTGAGGGATGATTTTGagtctttttcttgttttcataGGATAAGGATTGCAATAAAAATTTAGAGTTGACTCCTCGGGGCAAGACTGTCTATTTCTTCTTCTAGGACGTCTTATGACAAATGATAAGTCAGCCAGCACATGTTTCACAGCTTTTGTAATATAAACCAATATGGACTAAACCTAAACTAAAACATAGGATAAGGATTGCATTGTAGGGAAGTTTACTGTTTAAAACACATTTAAGAACTTACACACGAGTTGGCTCGTTAAACCTTTGCTCATCGTGCAAATTTGAGATCTAAGCACTACATTAGGTAATACAATCAATTCATGAGGACCCTTTCAAAAACTATGCACACACTAGCAACTTGTAAAGGGAGGTAAATTTATTAATACTAAAATGGTGGTTTAAGTGGATCAAATAGGGAAAAAAGGTTTTGTACCTGATGCAAGACAAATTGACAAGT contains:
- the LOC110805163 gene encoding uncharacterized protein yields the protein MTTNVAWSPLRHHDGMEATDSTHPQEEITRSFTKVDPRIGQDETFFLENDEKELSPVPHEKSQISDKVLDSSSSLRTIHSLETLSHHVREEFPRRQMKSVHHIQQGIPHARQGYISPFCASIMSAPREPKVKAPLMDAYDGTSDPDMHLIAYRHHMYVQGTNEASWCKYFPATLRGAATKWFERLPSESITYFGEMEALFSSQFMVHKEENKTSMHLRRLQQGSDETLWSCVKTNNMEAGQIPDFPDKATLNNFVRGLNKGSFKFDLIKKNVKTMADALDEAEAFIHATEIYSHPHDKKIIGLSESSKYNSGNFTNPSSNIWALSEEMTGLRGLKRERQTEGSMIEYNTDLDTIITKEGSRLQLERAVPIWTPIEDRSPELFCKFHEEIGHDTQDYRKLKKALDNFVARGYLK